GTGCACCAGCTCGCGCTGCACAAGAAGGTCATCTCCAACATCGAGGAGATCCGCGCGCGCGGCGCCCGGGTCATCGCGATCGCCGAGCAGGGCGACGCGTTCGTGCTGCCGCACGCGGACGAGGTCATCCCGATCCCGCTCGCCGCGCCGCTGTTCGAGCCGCTCCTCGCCGTCACGCCGCTGCAGATCTTCGCGATGGAGCTCGCGGCGGCCAAGGGCCTCGACGTCGACCAGCCGCGCAACCTCGCGAAGTCCGTCACCGTCGAGTGACCGCGGCGGCGTGATCAGGGGCATCGGCGTCGACGTGGTCGACGTGGCGCGCTTCGCCCGGAGCGCCGAGCGGACGCCGGGCCTCGTGCCGCGCCTGTTCGCGCCGGCGGAGCGGTCCCTGCCCGCGCGCTCTCTCGCGGCTCGGTTCGCCGCGAAGGAGGCGCTGATCAAGGCGCTCGGCGGTCCCGGCGGCATCAGCTGGCAGGACATGGAGGTCGTGCGGGACGCGCACGGCGACCCGTCGCTCGTGGTGCGCGGGGCCGTCGCGGCGGTCGCGGCCGAGCGGGGCGTGACGCGGATCCACCTGAGCATGAGCC
The nucleotide sequence above comes from Clavibacter sp. B3I6. Encoded proteins:
- a CDS encoding holo-ACP synthase, coding for MIRGIGVDVVDVARFARSAERTPGLVPRLFAPAERSLPARSLAARFAAKEALIKALGGPGGISWQDMEVVRDAHGDPSLVVRGAVAAVAAERGVTRIHLSMSHDAGLATAFVVAEGEDA